The proteins below are encoded in one region of Saccopteryx leptura isolate mSacLep1 chromosome 1, mSacLep1_pri_phased_curated, whole genome shotgun sequence:
- the LOC136387850 gene encoding patr class I histocompatibility antigen, B-2 alpha chain-like, whose amino-acid sequence MGSPMLLLLLSGTLVLTPTWAGPHSLRYFYTAVSRPGRGEPRFFDVGYVDDTEFTRFDSDAASPREEPRAPWMEQPWVEQENPQYWDEQTQICKNNAQTYRVSLNNLRGYYNQSEDGSHTYQTMYGCEMDRDGRLLRGYMQFAYDGTDYIALNEDLRSWTAADAAAQISRRKWEEAGAAEYMRIYLEGECIRYLRLYLEKGKETLQRADPPKTHVTHHPISDREVTLRCWALGFYPAEITLTWQHDGQDLTQDMEFVETRPAGDGSFQKWAAVAVPPGEEQSYTCHVQHEGLPEPLTLRWEPPQATIPTVVTVAVLVLLGAVVTGAVVGAVMWRRRRSGGKGGSYAQAANSDSAQGSDVSLTASKA is encoded by the exons ATGGGGTCCCCAATGCTCCTCCTGCTGCTCTCGGGGACCCTGGTCCTGACCCCGACCTGGGCGG GTCCCCACTCCCTGAGATATTTCTACACCGCCGTGTCCCGGCCCGGCCGCGGGGAGCCCCGCTTCTTCGATGTCGGCTACGTGGACGACACGGAGTTCACGCGGTTCGACAGCGACGCCGCGAGCCCGAGGGAGGAGCCGCGGGCGCCGTGGATGGAGCAGCCGTGGGTGGAGCAGGAGAACCCGCAGTATTGGGACGAGCAGACGCAGATCTGCAAGAACAACGCACAGACTTACCGAGTGAGCCTGAACAACCTGCGCGGCTACTACAACCAGAGCGAGGACG GGTCTCACACCTACCAGACCATGTACGGCTGTGAAATGGACCGGGACGGGCGCCTCCTCCGCGGGTACATGCAGTTCGCCTACGACGGTACCGACTACATCGCCCTGAACGAGGACCTGCGCTCCTGGACCGCGGCCGACGCGGCGGCTCAGATCTCCCGGCGCAAGTGGGAGGAGGCCGGTGCCGCGGAGTACATGAGGATCTACCTGGAGGGGGAGTGCATTCGGTACCTCCGCCTTTacctggaaaaggggaaggagacgctgcagcgcgcag ACCCCCCAAAGACACACGTGacccaccaccccatctctgaccgtgaggtcaccctgaggtgctgggccctgggcttctaCCCTGCGGAGATCACCCTGACCTGGCAACATGACGGGCAGGACCTGACCCAGGACATGGAGTTTGTGGAGACCAGGCCTGCGGGGGACGGGAGCTTCCAGAAGTGGGCGGCTGTGGCAGtgccccctggagaggagcagagctacacgtgccatgtgcagcacgaggggctgcccgagcccctgaccctgagatggg agcctcctcaggCCACCATCCCCACTGTGGTCACCGTTGCTGTCCTGGTCCTCCTTGGAGCTGTGGTCACTGGAGCTGTGGTGGGagctgtgatgtggaggaggaggcgctCAG GTGGGAAAGGAGGGAGCTACGCTCAGGCTGCCA ACAGTGACAGTGCCCAGGGCTCTGATGTGTCTCTCACGGCTTCTAAAG cGTGA